Proteins encoded by one window of Azospirillum brasilense:
- the rbfA gene encoding 30S ribosome-binding factor RbfA gives MRKKHDLAGKPPSQRQLRVGEEIRHALADLFRRGDFHDPELADLNVTVTEVRISPDLRNATAFVTPLGGGHMDETLSALRRAAPFLRGQIARVINLRHAPTLSFEADTSFDYAGRIDAILHSPAVARDVGYRSLADRVNGDDDHDDEDDGWDEEDETETDDLDDDEDIDDEDDDEDEGNGGEGEGRRGS, from the coding sequence ATGAGAAAGAAACACGATCTGGCCGGAAAGCCGCCGTCCCAGCGCCAGCTCCGCGTCGGCGAGGAAATCCGCCACGCCCTGGCCGACCTGTTCCGGCGCGGCGACTTCCACGACCCCGAACTGGCGGACCTGAACGTCACGGTGACCGAGGTGCGGATCAGCCCGGATCTGCGCAACGCCACCGCCTTCGTTACCCCGCTGGGCGGCGGGCACATGGACGAGACGCTGTCGGCCCTGCGCCGTGCCGCTCCCTTCCTGCGCGGCCAGATCGCCCGCGTCATCAACCTGCGCCACGCCCCGACGCTGAGCTTCGAGGCCGACACCTCCTTCGACTACGCCGGGCGCATCGACGCCATCCTGCACAGCCCGGCGGTCGCCCGCGACGTCGGCTACCGCTCGCTCGCCGACCGCGTGAACGGCGACGACGACCATGACGACGAGGACGACGGCTGGGACGAGGAGGACGAGACCGAGACGGACGACCTCGACGACGATGAGGACATCGACGACGAGGACGACGATGAGGATGAAGGCAACGGCGGCGAGGGCGAGGGGCGCCGTGGCTCGTAA
- the truB gene encoding tRNA pseudouridine(55) synthase TruB, whose product MARKRKGEPIHGWIVLDKPAGMTSTQALSKVRRHLNAEKAGHGGTLDPIATGILPIALGEATKTVSYAMDGEKTYRFTVAWGTRTTTDDREGSAVETSAARPDAEAIRAALPGFLGFVEQIPPQYCALKINGERAYDIAREGEVVDIAPRTVRIDRLELIEIPDADHAVLEVDCGKGTYVRSIARDLAERLGTVGHIRDLRRLRVGSFTLDGAISLDDLTAMEQGAAVERLLLPIETALDDIPALALTDAEAHRLKHGQTVALLTRQDRERLTALRGDVGGDGTVIALFGGKPVALARVEGAEVRPVRVLNL is encoded by the coding sequence GTGGCTCGTAAGCGCAAGGGCGAGCCGATCCACGGCTGGATCGTGCTGGACAAGCCGGCGGGGATGACCTCGACGCAGGCGCTGTCCAAGGTGCGCCGCCATCTGAACGCGGAAAAGGCCGGGCACGGCGGCACGCTGGACCCCATCGCCACCGGCATCCTTCCCATCGCGCTGGGCGAGGCGACCAAGACCGTCTCCTACGCCATGGACGGCGAGAAGACCTACCGCTTCACCGTGGCCTGGGGCACCCGCACCACCACCGACGACCGCGAGGGCTCGGCGGTGGAGACCTCCGCGGCGCGTCCCGACGCCGAGGCGATCCGCGCCGCTCTGCCCGGTTTCCTCGGCTTCGTCGAGCAGATCCCGCCGCAATACTGCGCGCTCAAGATCAACGGCGAGCGGGCCTACGACATCGCCCGCGAGGGCGAGGTGGTGGACATCGCCCCGCGCACCGTGCGCATCGACCGGCTGGAGCTGATCGAGATTCCGGACGCCGACCACGCGGTGCTGGAGGTGGATTGCGGCAAGGGCACCTATGTCCGCTCCATCGCCCGCGACCTCGCCGAACGGTTGGGGACGGTGGGGCACATCCGCGATCTGCGACGCCTGCGCGTCGGGTCCTTCACGCTGGACGGGGCGATTTCCCTGGACGATCTGACCGCGATGGAGCAAGGTGCCGCGGTCGAAAGACTTCTGCTGCCGATCGAGACCGCGCTGGACGACATCCCGGCGCTGGCCCTGACGGACGCGGAAGCGCACCGACTGAAGCACGGCCAGACGGTGGCACTCCTCACCCGGCAGGACCGCGAACGCCTTACGGCGCTGCGCGGCGATGTTGGTGGGGATGGCACCGTCATTGCGCTTTTCGGCGGCAAGCCGGTGGCGCTGGCGCGCGTGGAGGGGGCGGAGGTCCGTCCGGTGCGCGTTCTCAACCTATGA
- the rpsO gene encoding 30S ribosomal protein S15 encodes MSITPDRKQELIKDYSRGTNDTGSPEVQVAILSERIRNLTEHLQGHKKDFHSRRGLLVMVGQRRRLLDYLKKKDNSRYATLIERLGLRR; translated from the coding sequence ATGTCGATCACGCCCGATCGCAAGCAGGAACTCATTAAGGACTATTCCCGCGGCACCAACGACACCGGTTCGCCCGAGGTCCAGGTCGCGATCCTGTCCGAGCGCATCCGGAACCTGACCGAGCACCTGCAGGGCCACAAGAAGGACTTCCACTCCCGCCGTGGTCTGCTGGTGATGGTCGGCCAGCGTCGCCGTCTTCTCGACTATCTCAAGAAGAAGGACAACAGCCGCTACGCCACGCTCATCGAGCGTCTGGGCCTGCGTCGCTGA